Sequence from the Fulvivirga ligni genome:
TGATTTGGCAGGCGCCAGGTCAGCAAAATGAAGGGAAAGGTGAACTTCGTAGGTTCCGATGCCTCTGTCATTATATCTTAAAGACGAGGTGTTCAAGTCATAGCTGAAGGCCACTTTGAAAAGCTGAGATTCAAATTCTGTTAATACAATGAATGAATCATCAACTCTGTACCATCCGCCAAGTCTGGCAATTACATATTTAGACTGGCCTGCAGATACAGAGCTAAGCTTGTAGCTGAGGTAAGTGCCTAAGTTATGTTGCCACTCTTTGTCTTGCTGTGAGCTGAAAACATTTGCTGAGATTGTTGCCTTCTGTGATAAGTTGAAAACAATACCTCCATGATACTTATATAATAAAGGCAGTTGACTATCTGACCCATCATACATGGATTCATCAGGATGGTTCATATGAGCCACTGAAAAGCCAGAATTGATGCTCTTGATTAGCTTATTGCCATCTTGAATAGGGTTATAAAACCAGAAAATTCCAGAGTTTAAATCAAGGAAAGTCCTGTTTTCCAAATTTCCAACTTCGGAGGCTGGGATGGAAGAGTCAAAACCTACAAACGGGTTATATTGCTCACCCCATTGTAGACCCTCAGAATCAATCCTCTTATTGATAAAACCTGCCTGCAAGCCAAAGCTAATTTGGTGGACTAG
This genomic interval carries:
- a CDS encoding PorP/SprF family type IX secretion system membrane protein is translated as MKKQVQLHSQNKVVLGKKIKTVFLLVIIAAATQTSLFAQDAVFSQFYNSSLYLNPALAGVEENMTVGVSYRSQWRSLLFPYTTSQVSLIVPYYESQHTKPYGHIGGFGVSVYNDVAGENKNFKTTGANAAFAYNLPLDRKLVHQISFGLQAGFINKRIDSEGLQWGEQYNPFVGFDSSIPASEVGNLENRTFLDLNSGIFWFYNPIQDGNKLIKSINSGFSVAHMNHPDESMYDGSDSQLPLLYKYHGGIVFNLSQKATISANVFSSQQDKEWQHNLGTYLSYKLSSVSAGQSKYVIARLGGWYRVDDSFIVLTEFESQLFKVAFSYDLNTSSLRYNDRGIGTYEVHLSLHFADLAPAKSRY